The following proteins come from a genomic window of Rattus norvegicus strain BN/NHsdMcwi chromosome 8, GRCr8, whole genome shotgun sequence:
- the Rab39a gene encoding ras-related protein Rab-39A, translated as MEAIWIYQFRLIVIGDSTVGKSCLLHRFTQGRFPGLRSPACDPTVGVDFFSRLLEIEPGKRIKLQLWDTAGQERFRSITRSYYRNSVGGFLVFDITNRRSFEHVKDWLEEAKMHVQPFQIVFLLVGHKCDLASQRQVSREEAEKLSKDCGMKYIETSAKDATNVEESFTILARDIYELIKKGDICIQDGWEGVKSGFVPNTVHSSEEAVKPRKQCFC; from the exons ATGGAGGCTATTTGGATCTACCAGTTCCGCCTCATCGTGATCGGTGACTCCACGGTAGGCAAGTCGTGCCTTCTGCACCGCTTCACCCAAGGCCGCTTCCCAGGGCTGCGCTCCCCGGCCTGCGACCCCACAGTCGGCGTGGACTTCTTCTCGCGCCTCCTGGAGATTGAGCCAGGCAAGAGGATCAAGCTGCAGCTTTGGGACACGGCGGGGCAGGAGCGATTCAG ATCAATAACTCGATCCTATTACCGCAACTCAGTTGGAGGATTTTTAGTGTTTGACATTACTAACCGACGGTCTTTTGAACATGTGAAAGATTGGCTAGAAGAAGCAAAAATGCATGTGCAGCCTTTTCAGATTGTATTTCTACTGGTGGGACATAAATGTGATCTAGCTTCACAACGTCAGGTTTCAAGGGAGGAAGCTGAGAAACTGTCAAAGGACTGTGGAATGAAGTACATAGAAACCTCAGCAAAGGATGCCACGAATGTTGAAGAGTCCTTTACAATCTTGGCAAGAGACATATATGAACTTATTAAAAAAGGAGACATTTGTATTCAGGATGGATGGGAAGGGGTTAAAAGTGGTTTCGTTCCAAATACTGTGCATTCTTCTGAGGAAGCAGTGAAGCCTAGAAAACAGTGCTTCTGTTGA